The genomic stretch TAAACTTTGTCTGTTATCAGATTTTGAGTCTTCCCTACTATTCTATGTCTTATAAGCAATCAAATGTGACATGATAGATGGTGGAGTTAGTCTTCTTAGCAAATGAAGAGTTCAATGATGAAGAAAACATGTCACTATGTTGAGCAAGTATTTCTGCATATATGCTTAATTATGCGATCAAATTTGCATGAGAATCACTAGTGAAGTACCCAAATTTTGAACCGCATAATAGTCAATTTGGTAGCAATTCTAacttgtatttaattttaacatAAATTGGAATATCCTTTTCACTATacttttttatctttaattttggGGTTTCCTGAGGAAAATTTGTTTTTCCtggatttgtttcttttaatgaCTCTCATATCAGATATAGATCTTTCCTATTTCCTTTCTAACCATCTTTCTTATTTGCTTGTTTGTTCGGCATAAGTACaattattgcatttttcttgtttttttcgcATTAGTACTTGTAGTTGTGATGTTTCATCTGCAAGCATTCCAATTTAAGTTACTTGCATAAAacttgtacctttttttttatatatatactgtatCTGGAAGCACTTATTTGACATGTTTTTGGCTAGGAGTATTAGAAAAGTTCATTTTGAGTTCAGTGAAGAAGCTTGCAATGGGATTCCTGGATCTATTCGTTGTGGCATTGATGCCAGTGCTGAAAATACTCTTAATTACTGCTGTTGGGTTATTGCTTGGAACAGAGCGTATAGATCTCTTGGGGGCAAATGCAAGGCAAATTTTGAATAGAGTGAGTTAAATTTTCTTACAGATCAGtgttctttttattcttttagttCTTTTGTTTATGTCAAGCATGTTGGCTACTATTCTATAGAGTTATTTCATTGTAATCAACCATATGGTCATCCAATTTTTATGGCACTTTCATGTGCTGCTGCATGACACAATGTTcttaaaatttcaagaaaaaattggtttttttttcctatgaaatttgtaattttagaaTATGCTGGGTAGCGTCCTTGTAATGTCCATTGGCATTGATATTAATAACATGGCCTCAAGTCTTCTTGAAGGCTTGAACTTTGTCTTTGTCTTGATCTCTCCTCCCCAGTGCTCACCCTTTGGTACTGTTGTTTTTAGTTacttttattaagaaaaaaattatgttttttggtagtttatgtaTGCTGATTTTCAATTCTGATGGTTTTTCTTCTACTAAGTAAAAAAATCTGATCAAATTGTCTTAATGGCTAATTGGCTTGTATATTGTTGTATTATTTCTTCTGttctatttttgaaattaaggactAACAACAGTACTTTCTTCTATATAGATTGTCTTTTTTGTGTTCACTCCTTCACTTATTTTCAGCAACCTGGCTGATACAATTACATTAGACAGTTTAGCAACCTTGTGAGTTCAGCTCTGCCATACTTCTGAAgttcttcctctccctcttttttcgtttttcttttcacttttgctAACTTTTGGTTAATCTATAGGTGGTTCATGCTACTGAACATCCTTCTCACATTCCTTATTGGCACTGCCCTTGCATGGATACTCATAAAAATCACAAGAACTCCTCAACATCTGCGAGGCCTTGTCATTGGTTGTTGTTCCACAGGTACGCAAGAATTCGAATTCGAATAAACACTTTAGTTGGTGTATATTTTCTAGCCATACAGAGCACCCAAATTAAGACCCAAACTAAGCAAGATGTATAATtcgtaatttgaaaattttatggaGGATTATCTTTACCCCTCTGTGCCTCTAAGGATTAGCAGAAAGTACAAAGAATATGTTCTCCAAGAAGTACATGACTCTGAGATGTAGTTTTTCCAAAGCTTTACACTTGCATGTTTTTCCCATTAGGTAACATTTTATATGTAAGTGAAAGGTAATTGTCCATCATGTATTTAGGAGGAGATTGTTATGTGCAGGAAATTTAGGAAACTTGCCTCTAATTATAATCCCAGCAGTATGTGAGGAGGCAAATAGTCCATTTGGAGATTCTTCTGTTTGCTCGACAGATGGAGAGACTTATGCTGCACTTTCTATGGCGgtaatgttaaatcaccactaattccaaaagcttaagctaataggaagagataaatttaatcacttaatcattactttaacatttctcttcacgtgaaatatttaatttaaatgggggtgatttgacggagtcaaggttcgatcccaagacctttggctctgataccaatattaaattacaagttatcccaaaagcttaataGTCCATTATTCTCACTTTAAAATCATAGAAATGAATGCATGTCACAGTAAGATCAACTTGATGTTGCTCAGTGCCTCCCATAACATGTCCCATTTGCAAGTTCAGCTCAAATTGATAGGCCACCACTTGGATGAGATGTCAGTCACAAACTATATCGATAACCCGGGCTCCTCTGAACCGGACTAGCTAAATTTGTATGTTTTATAGCTCTTAAAATATGTCGGATGAAGTTCAATCATTTTgttatttcttgttttgatgATGCAGGTAGGAGCAGtatatatatggacttataCATATCCTATCATGCGGATATATGCAAACAAAAAAACTGAAGAAATTGTTATGGATGGCTCTTCAAATGGGGATGACAATTCTAGAGAAAGCTCACATTTATATTCAGAGATTGACACAGAAGCACTTCTTCCTTCAACGGGTTGCCCAAGCTCAGAGGAATATATGGATCTGGCAGAAGTCCTGTCTACCGGATCCGAAGGAAAAGCAAAGGTTTCTTCTATATGTTGTGGTTTCCTTTCCATAAGATTCAAAAGCTTTTTTGCCTCAAAGTTTGATTTccattcaacaaaatcaatgagAAGTAAAGAAAAACTATTCTTAATGCTTGTATTAAGAAGCAGGCTACCACTGTGCAGGTCATATAGAACATAGCTTCAATACAGGAAATTGAGGGCATATACTTGGACTTTAGTAATTTTCGTATAGTTGAATGGAAGATCATACTGTCCTATCCTAAAATGGTAACATGTTTCATCAGTAAAAATGACATCTCTTGTATGAGACcatttattgaagaaaaaaaaaaaagttctaacAGAGTAACTAATGGTTGTGATATCTTGGTACactagagcatgtttgagattgcgtttgagaaatagaatttttaagtcaaaatgaGCTTTtgaacaaaagcttcatttttaagcttttgccaaaagtgtgttttgatcatttttaagttttttgaacccttaaaagagcttttaatttttttaccaaacgagcacttttttcttcaaacggactttttgagtattaaaagcaggcccctcaaacgcaatctcaaacaggccctaagaAGCATAGGTTTCACGTAAGCAAGTTAACTATGCTCAAGTTAAGGCAActtagctttttctttttcttttacttttttactttcctCTTCCAATTTCCTCCTTGAATAAAATAACCTTTCAAAGATGCTTTGGACAGGTTACATTGCTGGAGAAGACTAGGCTGCAACTTAAGATGATTATTGGGCACATTGACtttcaaaaattgtttgcaCCATCTACAATTGCAGCGGTATGCTCATAGTGCTTGTTCTATCCAGCAAAAGCTTTGTCTTTGTGCTGCAAGCAGTCAGTATGGTCAGTTTTTCCCTTGTATAATCCTGGTAAACGTGCTTGTTCAAATACAAGCAGATAATCTGGGAAAATCTATTCCATCTTGACCTTGAGTTAGAGAAACTGTGGTAGTTGAATCACATTCATTCCAAAAATAAACTTATTCTGTTTCTTGAGGACTTGATCCTATACTTAGTGGAGAATGAGATAATTCAGTAATATTCAAAACTAATGCACTGCCAGACTCATTTTAAATGCTCTACATAATTGTTTCAAAGTATTTGCTtaattattatctttatataGGGATCTCCAAATTAAGATGCTTAGTGTTTCTTCTATAGATTTTCGGGTTTATCATCGGACTAGTCTCTCCAATTCGAAAGATACTGATTGGTGATGATGCTCCTCTTCGTGCCGTCTACAGTTCTGTGAGTTTGATAGGGTATGAATCCAACCCCATCCTCAATATAGATCCTACTGTGAATTGGAAACTTGGATTGGTGTTAATATCTACATGTGAAAGTTTATTTTGGAAATAAACATCAATACATCAGTTTCATGTacatatatcaattaaatatatgtttagaAACAGTAGTttttccactctctctctctctctctctttctcagcTAAAGTATTTCGTTTATaccaagaagcaaaaaaaaagttagacctacaactcttttacaaattattgacatgggTCAAagcgtttaaaaaaaatgtgaatgaTGTGGCTCCAATCACATACTAATACGTGTCAGcaaattgtaaaagagttgtaggTCGAGCTTTACTTGAAGCGAAAATAGCAGCAATAGTTCTTCCTAACTCGCACAATCATAAGAATATATCAGCAGTAGTAGTATTGGTAGATATGATTGTCATAGCAAGTTATGTAAATCTATAACTCTTAGAACTTAGAAGCCATGGCAAAACATGAAGCATTCATGTTTCAATTTGGTGTTCTGTATACACTTTCCAGCTCGGGTTCTCATTTGGGAATTTGAATTAAATTCTTGTAGTATCctttgttaaatcaccacttcttccaaaagtttaagcatCACCCTCATTGATAAATGAGGCccaacaattaaaatttttaattgaaacagATGGTAAATGACAGAGACGAGATTCGGACTCTTTAACTTTAATACCATATTCAATcatcacttatcctaaaagcttaaactgatgaGAACAGATAACTTTAATCATTTAATGTATATTCTAACGTCCTTTCTCTTCTACAGGGATGCAGCAATACCATGTATGACACTAATAATTGGAGCAAACCTTCTTAGAGGTAGCTTTTTATACCTTATGTTGGCTTAGTTAAAGTTCTTTCATGGATTTTCCATGAAAGGTATcaaatactttatatatataatttaatttttacagGTCTCAGAGGCTCTGGAGTAGGTCCATTAATTATCTTAGGGGTTATTGCAATTCGGTTCATTATCATGCCTTCACTGGGTATTGTAATTGTTAAGGCTGCAAACCATTTTGGCATGGTGGACTCAGATTCATTATTTCAGTTTACACTTATGCTTCAATATGCACTTCCACCCGCAATGAATGTAGGTATGTATGATTACCTTTCCATttttgttgaactttttttttttttgcaacccTTCGAGCTTTAAACTGTCCATTTTGAAATAGAAGGTAAAGTGTTGAGTCAGGATTTGAATTTAAGACCTTTGCTCTGGTACCACGTTAAATGATTGTTTATCCCAAAACTTTAAGCGGATAGGAAATggtaatcaattaattaattaattaacattctaacattaaattcataattgcTTAACagtttaatctttttattggCAATTATTGTTAAATCCTAGTTTGAAAGCTTGGTTCCTGGTGCTTGTTTGCAGTATATAGAAAGATTTAGACTCAATGGACTTCTTGATtgggatttggcttacatgatgttattaaaataacagtatgtatgttgtagtgtaagcaacgattaagattgaatctcaaagttgaTTTACTTTGAGAAGCttttaataaaagagagaaaatgaagaaagattttgagagatttaattttaactgttgcttaaactacaacatacatgctgttattaaaataacagcatgtaagccagatcCGATTGATTGTTTTTTGGATCAGCTAGCTTTAATTAGTCCTTGAAATGATCAATCTTGAATAAATTCTATGATTAATAAATATTGTTTTCGATTAGTTTACTTTAACTTGTGACACCTTGGAAATTTAAATTTCGCATTAGGTGGATGAATGGTGAAGGCGGAACATgatcctctctagttcattttGAACCGGAGagtattcaattagttatatttgagaggtatttttgtctttttactttttgagaggggataaaaataccccttcattgattacttatcaaatgAGACcattttataagtgattttagaaaACTTCGATTATAATACAAACATAACTAATATTTTTCTTGGGTTGTGATTAACAATATCACTTGCACTGAGGCATTACATCGTAACATAGGCTCCGATGAGGACGCTGGGTATTTGAACGGGGGAGATTGTGAATATGTTTGGATGTCCATTTGTGGTTTGTGATTTGCTGCAATTATAGGCATATTTTTCATTGCTAACGATATGTGATGAACATGGCAGGTACAATTTCTCAATTGCTTGAAGCTGGACAGAGCGAAACCTCTGTCATTTTGCTATGGACTTATGCTACGGCAGCATTCGCTCTAACACTCTGGTCAACCATCTTCATGTTGATTGTTGCTTAATCAGATTATTTGCATAAATTGATCAAATTACAATGAGAAGCTTAATTAGCttcttttgttactatttaTTCTGTACAATTTTGAGAGGAATTTTGTAAAACATCAAGAGTGAAATATAATACTGAGCTTACTCTTTGTTAGATCTACTCAAAGAGATCTACAAGATGATCATGGGGTTCCAACAAAACGGCTACTATTGTGAGTTTTTTCAAACTTCTAGCCAAATCTGCAGAGTTCAGTAGAAATGCGCCAAAGTATGGGCGGGAaattacaaaagagaaagcatattgaaaaaatataaagccCTCCCcaattcttctctctctctcagtctctctcttATTCTGTGTGCAGTAGCGCACAGCTAACAGCTTCAACAATGCTTCCGAGGAAAATGCCCAatcctttttcttcctcctcctcctcatcatcagcatcatcatcaccatcgtCGTCCAAGAAATCCAACCCAACCAATAAACCCCACCCCTCCAAGTTTGGCATCCAACATTTCTTCCAACGCCATACCCAGAACGCCCTCTAAGCCTCTCAGAAGAGTCCGAACCCCGCCGCCACCCATGCTCCGAGTTCGGGTCCAGAGAAATCGGGTTTGCCTGTTCCAAACCCGATAAATGATCCCGGAAATGCACCCAATTTGCAAAATCCCGACCCGAAGCGTAACGTTTCGGCGTATGGACTGAATAGTGCGTCGCAGAATGCGCCGACGGGTAATGTCGCCGCGATGGATGTTATTTCTGATGAGAACCTGTTGGAGGGTTCGCAGGCGAATGATCAGAATAGTGATAATGTTGCGGTGATGGATGTTAGTTCTGATGACGACCTGCCGGAGGGTTCGCAGCCGCAGGCGAATGATCCGAATAGAGCGTCGCAGAGTACGCCGACGGATAATATCGAGATGATGGATATTAGTTCTGATGAGGAACTGTCGGATGTGTCGCCGGAGGTTTCCAAGTCTAAGTTCTCGCCTGCAACAGTAAATTTACATCGGAAACTTCATTGTAGTTCAGCTTAAGGTGTATTATGCTGATTGTGTTTGTAGTATTTttagctcaattttttttttttttttttggaaattaaatGGTTCAGATTTCCTGACATTACTGTTTACCCAAATgcaataaattaagtaaaaaaaattaagaaggtGATTATGACATGAACTAGCCATTGATATGTAGTGTACTTAGGAAATGTCTTACGTTGGATTgaatgtaattatttttctgACATCTGATGATTTTATATGTTTCATTGCGTATTTAACTTTGGTTTCAATTGTATAGGTAAATGTGGCTCCAAAGAGGTTCAAGGttgtccacacaaggaaagtTGGGTCATCATCCGCTAGAAGGGAGGTCTTGGAACAGCAATTGGGAAATACAAATCATCCTGAAGAACCATACGGTGGCGGTGAGGTGGAGGTGAACATTGTCGGTACGTAACTGTTAAATTACTGCTTATTTCAAAAGTTggaattttgaattgaaatgaaaggtGAATGGTGGAGATTGTATTAAACTCAGAACTTATGTCATAAAAAtggatgaatttaattatttaatttatattctaacacttttttttaacGGATCGAGCAGGCGATCAGAGAAGAGCGGGAATTGGACGTATGGCAGAAGTTTGGAATCTGCCAGAGGGCAGGAAAATCCCCATCTTGTGTAATGACTTTGGTCAACCCCTTGATATTGAAGGCTGTGTATACACGAGGTTCCTTGGCTCCATTGCAAGGACACATACCATCTTGCCAATAAATTTCAATGGTTGGAGGAAAGTGCCTATGACAAACAAGGAGGCAGCTTGGAATGTCATTTTGGTAATGAATTTCATTGTGcatattttcttaatgtttgTTGCAATCTCATATTGGTTTTGATTGGATTGTagtcaaaaaatttattgccTGATGATGGGGGACAATATGATGTCATAAAAAAGTGGTCTATGAAGGATTTGGAGGACAAATGGACGAATTGGAAGCATAATTTAAAGAACAAATATTTTGTGAGTCCAAAACTGCAGAACATGTAGTGGCTAAAGCCCCCCTTGACAAGGTTGATGTCACTCAATATACAGAACTTGTTCACTATTGGTATACGGAAGAAGCAAAGGTAGTAGTGTATGCCTCTTTAAATATGCTGTAGACAACAATACAATCACAATACTTCTCACTGTCTTATTAACAATGTAGATCAAGAGTGATAAAGCTAAGAAGATCCGCTCGGCACAGCATAATAATCACGCAGCGGGATCAAAAAGTTATGCCAAACATGCATATGACATGGTAGTTATTTAGTTAGTAGCACATATGAagtgcttgattttatttacaaatGTACTAACTTCGTTATGTGTAGGAAAAATCTACTGGAGTTAAGCTGAATAGGGCCCAAGTATATATTGTGAAGCATAAGCGTAAAGACAGCACCCCCCTTAATGATGAGACGGGAAGAAACATTGTATGTCGATTTTGGATtaatttacattattattattttgcaattGGCTTAAGATTCTATGCTTTGTTCCAGTCACAAATGGAGGAGCTCCTAGCACAAGAGCCTCCAAACTCACCGGGGGGTAAGCAAGAGCAAGGGAGCATTGTTTGGTCTCTAAATGATGCTTATGCGCAAGTTATAGGTCCAGAGCAATATGGGCGTGTCCGTGGATTGGGAAAAGGCTTGGCCCTTCATCCCAACTTGATCATAGAAAGAAAAACTCTTTCATGGATGGAGTTGTAGAGGGTGCCTCCAGAGAGAAAGATACGCAAGAAATTGCGGCGCTAAAGGACTATGTTGTTAAACTAGAGGACAAAATGTCGAGTCTCCAAAA from Corylus avellana chromosome ca1, CavTom2PMs-1.0 encodes the following:
- the LOC132181832 gene encoding protein PIN-LIKES 3-like, with protein sequence MGFLDLFVVALMPVLKILLITAVGLLLGTERIDLLGANARQILNRIVFFVFTPSLIFSNLADTITLDSLATLWFMLLNILLTFLIGTALAWILIKITRTPQHLRGLVIGCCSTGNLGNLPLIIIPAVCEEANSPFGDSSVCSTDGETYAALSMAVGAVYIWTYTYPIMRIYANKKTEEIVMDGSSNGDDNSRESSHLYSEIDTEALLPSTGCPSSEEYMDLAEVLSTGSEGKAKVTLLEKTRLQLKMIIGHIDFQKLFAPSTIAAIFGFIIGLVSPIRKILIGDDAPLRAVYSSVSLIGDAAIPCMTLIIGANLLRGLRGSGVGPLIILGVIAIRFIIMPSLGIVIVKAANHFGMVDSDSLFQFTLMLQYALPPAMNVGTISQLLEAGQSETSVILLWTYATAAFALTLWSTIFMLIVA
- the LOC132181865 gene encoding uncharacterized protein LOC132181865, producing MDVISDENLLEGSQANDQNSDNVAVMDVSSDDDLPEGSQPQANDPNRASQSTPTDNIEMMDISSDEELSDVSPEVSKSKFSPATVNVAPKRFKVVHTRKVGSSSARREVLEQQLGNTNHPEEPYGGGEVEVNIVGDQRRAGIGRMAEVWNLPEGRKIPILCNDFGQPLDIEGCVYTRFLGSIARTHTILPINFNGWRKVPMTNKEAAWNVILSKNLLPDDGGQYDVIKKWSMKDLEDKWTNWKHNLKNKYFVSPKLQNM